The Corallococcus caeni region CCTGCGTCGAGGATGAGCTGGCCATACCCATCACGGAGCGCTCGATGAAAGCCTTTGTCACCTCGCACGTCCTGCTCGCTTTCGCGGCGCTCTCCCGTTGCTCTCCGCGGACCGTGAGGATCCTCGACGGGCCGGTTAGGATGGACGGGTGACGTCCAACTCAGGCCTGAATGACGGCTACGTGTACCGCGAGCAGATCGAAGCCGGCGCCGGGCGCAGCGCGCTTGCCTACCTGACGGACACGTACCGGCACTCCTCCGAAGCGGAGTGGCGCGCCCGCTTCCTGCGCGGTGAGGTCCAGCTGGATGGCGTCACGGCGACCGGCGACGAAGTGCTGCGCGCCCGGCAGGTGCTGTGCTGGCACCGCCCTCCCTGGCAGGAGGGAGAGACGCCGGACAGCTTCGAGCTGGTGCACGAGGACGCGACGCTGCTCGCGGTCATCAAGCCGAGCGGGTTGCCGACGATTCCCTCGGGCGGCTTCCTCAAGAACACGCTGCTCTCGTTCGTGAGGAGGCGCTGGCCGGAGGCTTCGGCGCTGCACCGCCTGGGGCGGGCGACCTCGGGGCTCGTGCTCTTCTCCCGCACGCGCGAGGCGGCCGCACGTCTCTCGCGCGACTGGCGCGAGGGCAGCGTGGAGAAGCGCTACCGCGCGCTCTCGGAGGGGCTCGCGGTGCAGGAGCATTACGAGATCCGCGCGCCCATCGGGCTGGTGCCCCATCCCCTGCTGGGCTCCGTGCACGGGGCAACCCCCCAGGGCAAGGCGTCGAGTAGCAGCGCCCGGGTGCTGGAGCGACGTGCCGACCAGACGCTCTTCGAGGTTCACATCCACACGGGGCGTCCCGAGCAGATCCGCATCCACCTGGCGTTCATCGGCCACCCGCTCGCGGGAGACCCGCTGTTCGCCGCAGGGGGGCTGCCCCGTGAGCACTCGCCCGGGCTGCCCGGAGACGGCGGCTACCTGCTCCACGCGGAGACGCTCGCCTTCACCCATCCGCTGTCGGGGGAGCGCCTGCGCTTGTACGCGCCACCGCCTCCCGGGCTGAGGACCGCCGAAGGCTGACGTACGCCCGCTGGCCCGGTCGCGTCTTCCTGGGGCACGTGACGCGAATGACCGCCAGCCCGCAATCGGGCTGCTCCCCGGGCCAGTTCTTCCGCTGGCCACCGGTTTCCACCTTCGTCCCGGTTCCGACTCCCGAGAGGACTCTCGGTGTGTCCGTCGGTGCTGCACGCCCACCGCTCGGTGAGCGCGCGGGCAAAGACAAACAGGATGGGGGCAAGATGAAGAAGAAGATGAAATGGGCGCTGGGGTTCTTGTCGCTGCTCGCAATCACTGGCTGCGCCGACGACGACGTCTTCTACGACCCGTACTACTACGACTCCGCCTACTACGATCCCTACTATGGGGCGTACGACGCGGCGTGGAGCTACGCCTGGGTCGATCCGGTCTACAGCTATTGGTATTACAGCATCGGCAGGTTGCTGCCCCTGTCCACTGGCAGCGGGCAGCCTCAGGCCCCCGTCGACGTGAACGCGGCGGCCGCACAGCTCGCGGCGAACGCCTCCTCCAACTTCACTCCCGCCGGGTGCGCCACCGCCACCGCGTCGGGCGCGACGGTGAACTACACCTTCAACAACTGCGCGGCGCCGGTCGTGCTCCAGCAGATCTCCGGCAACGTGCAGTTGGTGCTCGCTGACAACCAGGGGCAGCTCTCCATGAACGCCACCTCGTCCAACCTCTCCATCAACGGAGCGCCCTTCAACCTCTCCATGCAGATCACCGGCTCCCCTCCCAACGGGAACCAGCGCCAGGTGACCATCGCCTCCAACAGCTTCTCGCCGGATCGCTTCGACACGAGATCGTCCCAGAGCACCGTCACCTGGGTGGCGGGCAGCGGGTGCTTCACCCTGGACAGTCAGTCGACGGGCACGCGCAACGGCCTCAGTTCGTCGACGACCGTGTCGGGCTACCAGCGCTGCGCCAACCAGTGCCCCTCGGCGGGGTCGGTGACGACGCAGACGAGCTCTGGGACGTTCACCTCGTCGTTCAACGGCTCCAGCACCATCACCGTCACCGGGCCGAACGGCAACACCCAGTCGTATTCACTGGGCTGCTGAGCTCCAGGCACCGCGGGCGGGCGGGGGCACCCGGCTCCCGCCCGCCCCAGGCGCCTGCCTGCTGTTGCTCCGGCCCCGCTTCACGACGCGCGTCCCGCCCCTCGGGGCGCGCGACCCCTTGCCTGCCTCTCCAGACAGATGGAACGCGCGTGACGATATTGCGCTCATGCCGCGGCTCGTCATGTGCCGGGCTTCAACTGAGCTGGCGCGCAGCCACTGCGCGAGGAGGGACACCCGTGCTGAATACCGAAGCCATTGGCGAACCCCTGATGCACCTGGACAGCCGCCGCCTGCTTGCTGGCGCCCGGCGCGCCGTCCCGGAGGCCTTCGACGCCCAGGGCCGGCTGCTCTCACCCGTCGCGGGTCGGTGGATCCATCCGCCTGCCTGGTTCAATGCCAGCTCACCCATTGACGGCAGCGTCATCGCGGAGCTGCCGCTGCTCGGCGCCGCACAGGTGGCGTCGGGCGTCGAGCAGGCAGCGGCGGAGTTCGCTCCCTGGGCGGCCCGTCCACTCGAGGACCGCGCCCGAGCCGTCGCGGAGGCGGTGGTGCTGCTTCACGCGCACCGGGACCTGCTCGTGCGAATCCTGGCGTGGGACATCGGCAAGACGCTGCCCACCGCGTACAACGACGTGGACCGTTGCCTCGCGGGCATCGCGTGGTACCTGGAGCGGATGGGCTCGATGCTCGACGGCCGCAAGCCGCTCGGCCTCGTGTCGAACATCGCCTCCTGGAACTATCCCTTCTCGGTGCTGCTGCTCAACGTGCTCGTCCAGACGCTCGCGGGCAACTCGGTCATCGCGAAGATCCCGACCCAGGGCGGCGGTGTCTCCCTCACGCTCGCCTTCGCGCTGCTGCGCCGCGCGGGCCTTCCCGTCTCGCTCGTCGGCGGGCGGGGCAGGGACCTCTCCGAGGCGCTCGTCGGCCACCCTCGCATCGGAGGCGTCGCCTTCATTGGTGGCCGCGCCAACGGTGCGGAGGTCCACCGCCGCCTGCGCGAAACGGACAAGCGCTACGCGCTGGAGATGGAGGGCGTGAACGCCTACGCCATCACGCACTTCTCGGACTGGGACGCGCTCGCAAGACAGATTCGAGCGGGCTTCGACTTCGGCAAGCAACGCTGCACGGCCTACACCCGGTGGGTCGTCGAGAAGTCGCTCGTCCCGAGGTTCGTCCGGACGTATGTCGACACCGTCTCGGCGTTGCGCGTGGGCAATCCGGTCCTGGGCGCGCACGTGGACTTCGGGCCCCTCATCTCTCCCAGCAAGGTGGAGGAGCTCCGCTCGCTCATCGCCGAAGCGCGGGAGCGGGGCACGGCGGTACTGCATGAGGGCGAGCTGGCGGAGGACGCCTTCACCCCGCGACAGGAGCGGGGCGCGTATCTGCCGCCCGTCCTGCTCTTCGGCGTCCCGCGCGACAGCGAGCTCTACCTGCGCGAGCCCTTCGGTCCCGTCGACATCGTGGTGTCGGTGGACTCCGAGGAGGAACTGGTGCGGGAGGCCAACGTCTCCAACGGCGCGCTCGTGGCCTCGGTGGCGACGGATGACCCCGAGCTCGCACAGCGCATCGCCTCGCGGCTCCACGCCTTCAAGGTCGGCATCAACGCGCTGCGCTCGCGCGGCGACCGCGAGGAGTCCTTCGGTGGCAAGGGCGGCTCGTGGGCGGGCGCCTTCGTGGGTGGTACCCACCTGGTGCGCGCCTTCACCGACGGCCCCCATCCTCTCGAAGGCAACTGGCCAGACTGAAGTCGACCCTCGCGTCGCCAGGAGAGGTCCCCCAGGGGTCCGGGGATTCACGTCATGCGTCGTGCCCGGGCGCCCTGGCGGCGTCCGGGCCGTGCGGGACCCCGTTGCCTCCGTTGTTGCGCACCGGGGCGGGGGTGTTCCGGATGGCCACATCCTCCAGGGTGGCGAAGGTGCGGAAGGCCCACCAGGCCAGGTTGAACCACGGCGGGCGGGACACCCTGCCGGTCACGGCCACCTCCGCCGCGCCCGCCACCGCGAAGCCCATGGCCGCCAGCACGCCCAGGTCCATGCGCCCCTCGGTGGCACGCAGCAGGTCCAGGTTGACGCCCTTGAAGAACTGGCTGGCCGCGCGCGCCACGCCGCTGCCCTCCGCAAGGGCCCGCAGCAGCCTCGCCTCCTCCTCGGGGGGCTCCTCGCCGGGGCGCAGGACCTCGTCCACGCCGGTGCGCCGGCGCACCTCCTCCAGCACGCGCTCGACGCCCAGGTCCTGGGGGGCGTGGAGGCACAGCACGCTGCCGGTATAGGGCCGCACCTGGACCTCGCGCACGCCCTCCACCCGCGTGAGCGCGTCCGCCAGGGACGTGGCCTGCTTCGCGTCGTGCCGCAACCAGGGCAGCCGCAGGCGCGTGCGCCCCGGCGAGGCGTGGATGACGTGGATGACTTTCGGCATGTCCGCTCCCTAGGCCTGGGCCTCGCCCACCGGGCGCGTGCGCTCGTTGCCGCGGGCCCGGGCCTTCGCCTCGGCCAGCAGGTCCTCGAGGTCCTCCTGCTTCATGGCGGCGCGCGCGGCCACCCGGTCAACGAAACGGTAGGCCGCGGTGGCCACCTCCATGAGGAGGGGACGCAGGTGCTTGCCCAGGAGCATCGTGCCTGCTCCCGCGCCATAGCCCATGAGAAAGGATGGAAGGTCGAACTTCACGGCGTTGCCTCCGGAGGGGAAGTTGCATCAGTCATGGGCCTTGCTCCACGCGGGCAGCGCGCCCATCAGGGCCGGCAGGACGAGGCCCACGGCCAGCCCGCCGAACGTCAGGACCGTGGGCGCCGGAAGGCCCAGCACCCGCCGCAGCGGGGGGAGGGTGAGCGCCGCCACGTGCACCGCCGCGGCCCCGCCGATGAAGGCGGGGATGCGCCACTCGCCGTCCGAGGGGAGGTGGCGCCGCGCCTGCCTTGGCGCCCGGCACACGGCCGAGTAGCCCAGCTGCACCGCGGTGAGCGTCCCGAACGCCAGCGGCGGCCCGCCCAGCGCCAGCCCCAGCCCTCCGACGCCCGCCATCAGCGCTCCGTCCCGCACCACGCGCCGCACCGCCGGGCGCGTCAGCAGCGGCATCCCTGGCGGCGCGGGCGGCCGGTCGAGGACGGCCGGGTCTCCCGGCTCCATGGCCAGGGCGATTCCCGGCAGCGTGTCCGTGAGGAGGTTGATCCACAGCAGCTGCAGCGGCGTGAGCGGCTCCGAGAGCCCGAGCAGGCCCGCGCCCAGCACCAGCGTCATCTCCGAGAGGTTGGTGGCGAAGAGGAAGCGCAGCGCGCGGCGCAGGTTGTCCTGGACGATGCGGCCCTCGCCCACCGCGGACATGATGCTGCGCAGGTCCTCGCTGGCCATCACCACGTCGGCCACCGCGCGCGCCATGTCGCTGGAGCGCACGCCCACCGCCACGCCTACGTCCGCCGCCTGGAGCGCCGGGGCGTCGTTGATGCCGTCCCCCGCCATGGCGACGGTTTCGCCGTGCGCGCGCAGCGCCTTCACCAGATCCCGCTTGTCCTCCGGCGTCACGCGCGCCAGCACCGCCGTGCGCTCGAGCCTCCGCGAGAGCTCGGCGGCCGGCAGCTCGAGCATCCGCGCCAGCGCCGCCGGCGTGAGCGTGTCGCCCTCCAGCCCCACCTGCCGGGCGATGGCCTCGGCCGTGCGGGGCTGGTCTCCCGTCAGGATCACCGTGCGGATGCCCGCGCCGCGCGCCTTGCGCACCGACTCCGCCGCGCCCTCTCGCAGCGGGTCTCTCAACCCCACGAAACCGATGAAGGTATAGCCGTCCGTGGGCGCGTGTCCGCCGTCTCCGGGAAGCCTCCGCCATGCCAGCCCCAGCACCCGCAGCCCGTCCGCCGCCAGCGCGTCGTTGCGCCGCGCCAGCCGCTCCCGGATGCGCGCGTCCAGCGGCCCCTTCAGGTCCCGGTCGCACAGGGTCAGCACCTGCTCGGGAGCCCCCTTGACGAAGGCCACCGTGCCGCCCCCGGGCGCCCGGTGGATGCTCACCACGTAGTGGATGCCCTCGGAGCGCTCGAGGAGGTCGCGGCGAGGGAAGGCGCGACGCAGCGCGGCCCCGTCCAGCCCCGCTGCGTGCGCGGCGGCCACCAGCGCCTTCTCCGTCGAGCTGCCGGACACCTCCAGCTCCTTGCCGCTGCGGTGGACGTCCACGTCGCTGTTGAGCAGCGCCAGTGCCAGCGCCAGCGTGGGTGGGTCCTCCAGCACGGCGTCGGGCCTCGGGCGCAGCGAGGCCAGCTCCAGGGCCCCGTCCCCCAGGTCCAGCACTTCCAGCCGCATCTCGTTGCGGGTGAGCGTGCCCGTCTTGTCCGTGCAGATGACGGTGACGCCTCCGAGCGCTTCGGCGGCGGAGACGCGCCGCACCACCAGGCCGCGCGCGTGCAGCCGCTGCATGGCGCGCACCAGCGCGGCGGTCGCCACCAGGGGCAGGCCCTCTGGCAGCGCCGCCACGCCCAGCGCCACCGCGCCGCGCAGCACCTGGGGCCCGGAGCGGCCGTGCGCCAGCCCCACCAGGGCGGACAGCCCCGCCGCGCCCACGGAGGCCACCGCCACGCGCCGGTCGAGCTGGCCCAGCTTGCGCGTCAGCGGCGTGGCGGGCGCGGACTCCTGGGCCACCAGCTCCCGCACGCGCGCCTGCTCCGTATCCGCCCCGGTGGCCACCACCAGGGCGCGCCCATGTCCCGAAGCCACCGTGGTGCCCGCGAACAGCAGCGACGCCCGCTCCGCCAGCGGCGCCCGCGCATCCACGGGCGCGGCCTGCTTGGCCTGCGGCTCGCTCTCGCCGGTGAGGGGCGCCTCGTCCGCGGTGAGCCGGTGCGCGTCCAGCACGCGCACGTCCGCGGGCAGCACGTCCCCCGCGCGCAGCAGCACCACGTCTCC contains the following coding sequences:
- a CDS encoding RluA family pseudouridine synthase, with the protein product MTSNSGLNDGYVYREQIEAGAGRSALAYLTDTYRHSSEAEWRARFLRGEVQLDGVTATGDEVLRARQVLCWHRPPWQEGETPDSFELVHEDATLLAVIKPSGLPTIPSGGFLKNTLLSFVRRRWPEASALHRLGRATSGLVLFSRTREAAARLSRDWREGSVEKRYRALSEGLAVQEHYEIRAPIGLVPHPLLGSVHGATPQGKASSSSARVLERRADQTLFEVHIHTGRPEQIRIHLAFIGHPLAGDPLFAAGGLPREHSPGLPGDGGYLLHAETLAFTHPLSGERLRLYAPPPPGLRTAEG
- a CDS encoding aldehyde dehydrogenase family protein; translation: MLNTEAIGEPLMHLDSRRLLAGARRAVPEAFDAQGRLLSPVAGRWIHPPAWFNASSPIDGSVIAELPLLGAAQVASGVEQAAAEFAPWAARPLEDRARAVAEAVVLLHAHRDLLVRILAWDIGKTLPTAYNDVDRCLAGIAWYLERMGSMLDGRKPLGLVSNIASWNYPFSVLLLNVLVQTLAGNSVIAKIPTQGGGVSLTLAFALLRRAGLPVSLVGGRGRDLSEALVGHPRIGGVAFIGGRANGAEVHRRLRETDKRYALEMEGVNAYAITHFSDWDALARQIRAGFDFGKQRCTAYTRWVVEKSLVPRFVRTYVDTVSALRVGNPVLGAHVDFGPLISPSKVEELRSLIAEARERGTAVLHEGELAEDAFTPRQERGAYLPPVLLFGVPRDSELYLREPFGPVDIVVSVDSEEELVREANVSNGALVASVATDDPELAQRIASRLHAFKVGINALRSRGDREESFGGKGGSWAGAFVGGTHLVRAFTDGPHPLEGNWPD
- a CDS encoding HMA2 domain-containing protein — protein: MPKVIHVIHASPGRTRLRLPWLRHDAKQATSLADALTRVEGVREVQVRPYTGSVLCLHAPQDLGVERVLEEVRRRTGVDEVLRPGEEPPEEEARLLRALAEGSGVARAASQFFKGVNLDLLRATEGRMDLGVLAAMGFAVAGAAEVAVTGRVSRPPWFNLAWWAFRTFATLEDVAIRNTPAPVRNNGGNGVPHGPDAARAPGHDA
- a CDS encoding cation-translocating P-type ATPase; translated protein: MMVFLMDGQAAPARVVRHSTAARRLRLEVPGLRWNHVLGERLERTFATWPGIQEARAEPRTGRLLVRYAPEAPLLARLRDEPDEPVAWPVPHHARPVPGTRSAPREPWHAMTVEAVLARLDGTDQGLTSEEAARRLRHYGPNLVVAEKPRSRLSMLGSQLATVPTLLLVGSAGASVLAGDAVEATAILTVVGLNAGIGYRIERRNQELLASWQKLEAGAAQVLRGGVLLTLPVAELVPGDVVLLRAGDVLPADVRVLDAHRLTADEAPLTGESEPQAKQAAPVDARAPLAERASLLFAGTTVASGHGRALVVATGADTEQARVRELVAQESAPATPLTRKLGQLDRRVAVASVGAAGLSALVGLAHGRSGPQVLRGAVALGVAALPEGLPLVATAALVRAMQRLHARGLVVRRVSAAEALGGVTVICTDKTGTLTRNEMRLEVLDLGDGALELASLRPRPDAVLEDPPTLALALALLNSDVDVHRSGKELEVSGSSTEKALVAAAHAAGLDGAALRRAFPRRDLLERSEGIHYVVSIHRAPGGGTVAFVKGAPEQVLTLCDRDLKGPLDARIRERLARRNDALAADGLRVLGLAWRRLPGDGGHAPTDGYTFIGFVGLRDPLREGAAESVRKARGAGIRTVILTGDQPRTAEAIARQVGLEGDTLTPAALARMLELPAAELSRRLERTAVLARVTPEDKRDLVKALRAHGETVAMAGDGINDAPALQAADVGVAVGVRSSDMARAVADVVMASEDLRSIMSAVGEGRIVQDNLRRALRFLFATNLSEMTLVLGAGLLGLSEPLTPLQLLWINLLTDTLPGIALAMEPGDPAVLDRPPAPPGMPLLTRPAVRRVVRDGALMAGVGGLGLALGGPPLAFGTLTAVQLGYSAVCRAPRQARRHLPSDGEWRIPAFIGGAAAVHVAALTLPPLRRVLGLPAPTVLTFGGLAVGLVLPALMGALPAWSKAHD